Proteins encoded within one genomic window of Lysinibacillus louembei:
- a CDS encoding GNAT family N-acetyltransferase: MITELQQSDFHKCASILNEQGQIEAKAIIAGINPGRVFVDDVSTPTTGLIWLGNNDGFIFIGDENNEQFNQEINAFLDDVIAPEAKEVGLAWFEGVGNHEEWNPMIESLLAQREVGSWLQRVYILQQEDYQPNLEPLLAQGYTIHKMDEALYNNKAIKNIEFLHAKIDEFWSSPQHFFNEGIGYSIVYNNEIVSVCFSAFVVENTHCVTIETLKEHQGKKLAQITAHRFVKACFEQHMVPYWDCMEGNKPSVAVAESLGFSNTFNYKGYEFSF; the protein is encoded by the coding sequence ATGATTACAGAATTACAGCAAAGTGATTTTCATAAATGTGCCAGCATTTTAAATGAACAAGGGCAAATAGAGGCAAAAGCCATTATTGCGGGCATTAATCCAGGGCGTGTCTTTGTCGATGATGTGAGTACACCAACAACGGGGCTTATTTGGTTAGGCAATAATGATGGTTTTATTTTTATTGGAGATGAGAATAATGAGCAATTTAATCAAGAGATCAATGCGTTTCTTGACGATGTCATTGCCCCTGAAGCCAAAGAAGTGGGCCTGGCTTGGTTTGAAGGGGTAGGCAATCATGAGGAATGGAATCCTATGATTGAATCGTTATTGGCACAGCGTGAAGTTGGAAGCTGGCTGCAAAGGGTATACATTTTACAGCAGGAAGATTATCAGCCTAATCTAGAGCCGTTGCTGGCACAAGGATATACGATACATAAAATGGATGAGGCACTCTATAATAATAAGGCAATCAAAAACATAGAATTTTTACACGCAAAAATAGATGAGTTTTGGTCGTCACCACAGCATTTTTTCAATGAAGGCATCGGTTATAGTATTGTCTATAACAACGAAATTGTCAGTGTTTGTTTTTCTGCCTTTGTTGTGGAAAATACCCATTGCGTAACGATTGAAACATTGAAAGAGCATCAAGGGAAAAAATTAGCACAAATCACAGCGCATCGTTTTGTAAAAGCTTGCTTTGAGCAGCATATGGTGCCATATTGGGACTGTATGGAGGGCAATAAACCTTCTGTAGCCGTCGCTGAAAGCTTGGGCTTTAGCAATACGTTTAATTATAAAGGCTATGAGTTTTCATTTTAA
- a CDS encoding MBL fold metallo-hydrolase — protein MLTKLSETIYYLANQDEQERPTLGLVCGEQYSLVIDAGNSPQHAKEFLQEIAKLQVPPIKYVVLTHAHWDHFLGMNEFDAITIVNHQTSELLKEWQSYEFDDHSLQTYVNAQQISAKCMEIIQADIPNQDSFQLRTPDIIFEHTLTIDLGNKICGIEQIKSTHTNDSTIVYIPDEKVIFLGDAAYGTTTNGLFRFKQSLLIPMIKDIQKYGAEQFLLGHESICDTAEMDTYWAELITASQAVISPSLDDAIECFKIENGREPNDNELFFLQAFVNDHIVQA, from the coding sequence ATGTTAACTAAATTAAGCGAGACGATTTATTATTTAGCCAATCAAGATGAGCAGGAGCGACCGACACTAGGTTTAGTATGTGGTGAGCAATATAGTCTTGTGATTGATGCTGGCAATTCGCCACAGCATGCAAAGGAATTTTTACAAGAAATTGCAAAACTGCAGGTGCCACCGATTAAATATGTAGTGCTTACACATGCACATTGGGATCATTTTCTTGGTATGAATGAATTTGATGCTATTACAATCGTCAACCACCAAACAAGCGAGCTGTTAAAAGAATGGCAAAGCTACGAGTTTGACGACCATTCACTACAAACATATGTCAATGCACAGCAAATAAGTGCTAAATGTATGGAGATTATACAAGCTGACATACCAAATCAAGATAGCTTCCAATTGAGGACACCTGACATCATCTTTGAACATACATTAACAATTGATTTAGGCAATAAAATTTGCGGCATTGAACAAATCAAAAGCACGCATACGAACGATTCGACAATTGTCTATATTCCTGATGAAAAGGTGATTTTTTTAGGGGATGCCGCATATGGCACAACGACGAATGGGCTGTTTCGTTTTAAGCAATCATTATTAATCCCAATGATAAAGGACATACAAAAGTATGGAGCCGAGCAATTCCTACTTGGTCATGAATCCATCTGTGATACAGCTGAAATGGATACGTATTGGGCGGAATTAATCACTGCAAGTCAAGCTGTCATATCCCCTTCACTTGACGATGCAATTGAGTGCTTTAAGATAGAAAATGGGCGTGAGCCGAACGACAATGAATTATTTTTCTTACAAGCGTTCGTCAATGACCACATTGTTCAAGCATAA
- the rarD gene encoding EamA family transporter RarD, which produces MSEERKGILYTFLSYAMWGFLPLFWKLLEHVNSMEVLVGRVIWSFIFTMLAILFIGQRKALFQDLHYLWQHKKQFISLIAASFMIAVNWYIFIYAVNSNQMLETSLGYYINPLFSVLFGVLFFKERLSRMQLFAVMIAFIGVMVMTLNYGRLPWIALCLALTFAIYGVLKKRIVLDALRGLTIETLFTLPIAIVVYAYLFQQGNASFLHDNWSTNLLLMASGIATAIPLICFAKGAQRIPLYLIGFLQYIAPTMMLIIGVILYKEPFTKVELLAFSIIWLALAIFSISTLREQLVRKQKLA; this is translated from the coding sequence ATGAGCGAAGAGAGAAAAGGCATACTTTATACATTTTTATCGTATGCGATGTGGGGGTTTTTACCGCTTTTTTGGAAGTTACTAGAGCATGTAAATAGCATGGAAGTATTAGTAGGACGTGTGATTTGGTCATTTATTTTTACTATGTTGGCGATTTTATTTATCGGACAGAGGAAAGCGCTTTTTCAAGATTTACATTATTTATGGCAGCATAAGAAGCAATTCATTTCATTGATTGCAGCATCATTTATGATTGCGGTCAATTGGTACATATTTATTTATGCAGTGAATAGCAATCAAATGCTAGAAACGAGCCTTGGCTATTATATTAATCCACTATTTTCTGTGTTATTTGGGGTGCTTTTTTTCAAGGAAAGATTGTCTCGTATGCAGCTATTTGCCGTTATGATTGCTTTCATTGGAGTAATGGTCATGACGCTCAATTACGGACGCTTACCGTGGATTGCCCTATGCTTAGCTTTGACTTTTGCTATTTATGGTGTGCTGAAAAAAAGAATTGTGTTGGATGCACTGCGTGGATTAACAATTGAAACATTATTTACATTGCCCATTGCGATTGTTGTTTATGCCTATTTATTCCAGCAAGGGAATGCTTCCTTTTTACATGACAATTGGTCGACAAATTTGTTATTAATGGCAAGTGGGATTGCCACAGCCATTCCGTTAATTTGTTTTGCAAAAGGTGCGCAGCGCATTCCACTTTATTTAATCGGTTTTTTACAATATATTGCACCAACAATGATGCTCATTATAGGTGTTATTTTATATAAAGAGCCGTTTACGAAAGTAGAGCTACTAGCATTTTCAATTATTTGGTTGGCACTTGCCATTTTCTCCATTTCAACATTGCGCGAACAGCTCGTGAGGAAGCAGAAATTAGCATAA
- a CDS encoding cytochrome c biogenesis CcdA family protein gives MNTDINILLAFGAGFLSFISPCTLPLYPAFLSYITGMSFDELTKEKGMMQRRAILHTLSFLVGFSIIFIVLGFGISFVEEFFHQYRDLLRQVGAILIVLFGLLIVGWLQIDFLMKDHKVKFKNRPSGYFGSAVIGLAFAAGWTPCSGPILAAIVALASTQPGSSMWYMLAYYFGFAIPFFVLSFFVTRLTWIRRNSQKIVKVGGYIMIAVGILLFFNGLDYIIRIFSGLFGGFTGF, from the coding sequence ATGAATACAGATATAAATATATTGTTAGCCTTTGGGGCAGGCTTTTTAAGCTTTATTTCGCCATGTACGTTGCCGCTGTATCCAGCATTTTTATCGTACATAACGGGCATGAGCTTTGATGAATTGACAAAAGAAAAAGGAATGATGCAACGAAGAGCCATTTTACATACGTTAAGCTTTTTAGTCGGCTTCTCGATTATATTTATTGTACTTGGCTTCGGGATATCATTCGTGGAGGAATTTTTCCATCAATATCGAGATTTATTACGTCAAGTTGGAGCCATTTTAATTGTCTTATTCGGTTTGCTGATTGTTGGCTGGCTACAAATTGATTTTTTAATGAAAGATCACAAAGTTAAATTTAAAAATCGCCCATCTGGCTATTTTGGTTCAGCTGTTATCGGTTTAGCCTTTGCAGCAGGGTGGACACCATGCTCAGGGCCAATTTTAGCTGCGATTGTCGCATTAGCTAGTACACAGCCTGGATCTAGCATGTGGTATATGCTCGCCTATTATTTTGGTTTTGCAATCCCGTTCTTTGTGTTATCATTCTTTGTAACAAGATTAACTTGGATTCGCCGCAATAGCCAAAAAATCGTCAAAGTTGGCGGCTATATTATGATTGCTGTCGGAATTTTATTGTTCTTTAATGGTTTAGATTACATTATTCGTATCTTCTCAGGGCTATTTGGCGGATTCACAGGATTTTAA
- a CDS encoding response regulator yields MPTVMVVDDALFMRAFISKLFEEWGFTVVAQASNGKKAVALFRELQPDIVTMDLTMPVMTGLEASKHIMSEFPNAKIVMITALGQQRHIKEALTYGVKDFIVKPFKPEELKRIVDTLFS; encoded by the coding sequence ATGCCAACAGTTATGGTCGTAGATGACGCTTTGTTTATGCGTGCATTTATTAGTAAATTGTTTGAAGAGTGGGGCTTTACCGTTGTTGCCCAAGCTTCGAATGGCAAAAAGGCGGTAGCACTTTTTCGAGAATTGCAGCCAGATATCGTAACGATGGATTTAACGATGCCTGTGATGACAGGTTTAGAGGCATCAAAGCACATTATGAGCGAGTTTCCCAATGCAAAAATAGTGATGATTACCGCATTAGGACAACAGCGGCATATTAAAGAGGCGCTAACCTATGGCGTAAAGGATTTCATTGTAAAGCCTTTTAAACCAGAGGAATTAAAGCGAATTGTGGATACATTATTTAGTTAA
- a CDS encoding CcdC family protein, giving the protein MLNTIPSQYLLIGSTVMAIIMGTFVMFVRMRAQKKPVNARKIIIPPIAMSTGALMFIFEEFRVAPLQIVEATAIGLIFSTVLIATSKFEVREGAIFLKRSKAFFFILVGLLVFRIVLKLIFSNSLDIGELGGMFWILAFAMLVPWRIAMLWQFKKLEKTV; this is encoded by the coding sequence ATGCTTAATACTATCCCCTCTCAATATTTATTAATCGGTTCAACTGTTATGGCAATTATTATGGGGACATTTGTCATGTTTGTCCGCATGCGTGCACAAAAAAAACCTGTGAATGCACGGAAAATCATTATTCCACCGATTGCTATGTCAACAGGAGCACTAATGTTTATTTTTGAGGAATTTCGTGTTGCCCCCTTACAAATTGTAGAGGCAACAGCTATCGGTTTAATTTTTTCAACTGTCTTAATCGCCACATCGAAATTTGAAGTGCGAGAGGGCGCTATTTTTCTAAAACGTTCAAAGGCATTTTTCTTTATTTTAGTTGGTTTGCTTGTATTTCGAATCGTTTTAAAATTGATTTTTTCGAACAGCTTAGACATTGGTGAATTAGGCGGCATGTTCTGGATTTTAGCATTCGCCATGCTTGTACCGTGGCGCATCGCAATGCTATGGCAGTTTAAAAAATTGGAGAAGACAGTATAA
- a CDS encoding DUF2621 domain-containing protein, which produces MLNSWFLLFIVFWVVVMISLLAIGGFFMFRKFLKRMPKNDGKSDLDWQEYYLDKTIHLWGDEAKALLNELTSPVPELFRQVAKEKIAGKIGELALKEHATTIDQDILIRGYIIATPKRDHKFLRKKLDELKIDITPYEHLF; this is translated from the coding sequence TTGCTGAATAGCTGGTTTTTATTATTTATCGTTTTTTGGGTCGTTGTCATGATAAGCTTGCTTGCAATTGGCGGCTTTTTCATGTTCCGCAAATTTTTAAAGCGCATGCCTAAAAATGACGGTAAATCCGACTTAGATTGGCAAGAATATTATTTAGATAAAACAATTCATTTGTGGGGAGATGAGGCAAAAGCTTTATTGAACGAGCTAACATCCCCTGTTCCTGAGCTTTTCCGTCAAGTTGCAAAGGAAAAAATTGCTGGGAAAATTGGTGAGCTTGCTCTCAAGGAGCATGCCACAACAATTGACCAAGACATCCTTATTCGTGGCTATATTATCGCTACACCAAAACGTGATCATAAATTTTTGCGTAAAAAGCTAGATGAATTGAAAATTGATATCACACCTTATGAACACTTGTTTTAA
- a CDS encoding DUF1659 domain-containing protein, protein MAAYEFEQATMTLQFEVGRSAEGKKLYKTASYRNIEAAATPAQLAAVASALASLTVYPLAAITRLDKQRIQQ, encoded by the coding sequence ATGGCAGCATACGAATTTGAGCAAGCAACAATGACGCTCCAGTTTGAAGTTGGTAGAAGCGCAGAAGGGAAAAAACTTTATAAAACTGCTTCATATCGCAATATTGAAGCAGCTGCTACACCAGCGCAACTGGCAGCTGTTGCATCAGCATTAGCAAGTTTAACCGTTTATCCTTTAGCAGCGATTACACGCTTGGATAAGCAACGCATTCAACAATAA
- a CDS encoding DUF2922 domain-containing protein, whose protein sequence is MTNTLQLIFQLANEKSLTLSVMEPRENLTDAEVAAVMETIVTQNVFKRDEASIVAKKAARLISRNVKEFNIM, encoded by the coding sequence ATGACAAACACATTGCAGTTAATTTTTCAATTAGCAAATGAAAAATCATTGACTTTATCTGTTATGGAACCGCGAGAAAATTTGACAGACGCTGAAGTTGCAGCAGTGATGGAGACCATTGTTACACAAAATGTCTTTAAACGCGATGAAGCAAGCATTGTCGCAAAAAAGGCGGCACGCCTCATTAGCCGTAATGTAAAAGAATTTAACATTATGTAA
- a CDS encoding YvrJ family protein, whose amino-acid sequence MEQWVTLIQDIGFPILVSFYLLSRIESKLDAIHEVLTTIKHL is encoded by the coding sequence ATGGAGCAATGGGTAACTTTGATTCAAGATATAGGCTTTCCAATCCTTGTCTCATTTTATTTATTGTCTCGCATTGAAAGCAAGCTCGATGCAATTCATGAGGTGCTAACAACCATTAAACACTTGTGA
- a CDS encoding SCO family protein, which translates to MKKRNLFILLMLFTVILGACSNYKFKPTISYEVNDFTATNQHGEELSLADLKGKPWLAMFIFTNCKTICSPMTNNMAEIQDRLVEQGVEDYNIVAFSVDPENDTPEVLGAYLDRYGVADESKWQLVTGYDQKFIEQFGLNSFKTFIKKVEGEDQITHMNTFYLVDATGTAVKNYSGYTETEEGVSYDTIAIDLETLIEEQAK; encoded by the coding sequence ATGAAAAAAAGAAATTTGTTTATATTGCTAATGCTATTTACAGTAATTTTAGGAGCATGTAGCAATTATAAATTTAAACCGACAATATCTTATGAAGTAAATGATTTTACAGCAACAAACCAGCATGGTGAAGAACTATCTTTAGCAGATTTAAAAGGCAAACCATGGCTTGCAATGTTTATTTTCACAAACTGTAAAACAATTTGTTCACCAATGACAAACAATATGGCTGAAATCCAAGATCGCTTAGTTGAGCAGGGAGTAGAAGATTATAATATCGTCGCTTTTTCTGTTGACCCTGAAAATGACACACCTGAAGTATTAGGGGCATATTTAGATCGCTATGGTGTAGCAGATGAATCAAAATGGCAGCTTGTCACAGGCTACGACCAAAAATTCATCGAACAATTTGGTTTAAATTCCTTTAAAACATTCATTAAAAAAGTTGAAGGAGAAGACCAAATCACACATATGAATACATTTTATTTAGTAGACGCAACAGGAACAGCCGTGAAAAACTACTCAGGCTACACAGAAACAGAAGAAGGTGTTTCTTATGACACAATTGCAATTGATTTAGAAACACTAATTGAAGAGCAAGCGAAATAA
- a CDS encoding nuclease-related domain-containing protein, whose amino-acid sequence MKLQQLEAIMRRLHELHPDYLHLKEQLAMMNAGIAGENEVQFYLRELAMPHRIIRNFSFLNAQQQRHEIDFIIIFPSLIVCFEVKNMTGTLQFDMETSQLLCMRAGVTERFPNPIEQLNRHLRALSFLFPTIPICGAVVIANRRAIITSKPHDFPIFHADYVTSFIAKKLMQYQEPVMDIENIYNNLMSLHSPKKEQYTFTFMRLKRGVFCERCTLHMVNSFVCAAVFKINTLIFKHYMISVCLLTRQLPISSFLGCAIFHRDMQRNGY is encoded by the coding sequence TTGAAGCTTCAACAGCTTGAAGCCATTATGAGAAGGCTGCATGAGCTTCATCCAGATTATTTGCATTTGAAGGAGCAGCTAGCCATGATGAATGCTGGCATTGCTGGTGAGAACGAGGTGCAATTCTATTTACGGGAGCTTGCTATGCCGCATCGGATTATTCGCAATTTTTCCTTTCTGAATGCACAGCAGCAACGCCATGAAATTGATTTTATTATCATTTTTCCTTCATTGATTGTATGCTTTGAAGTGAAAAATATGACGGGCACCTTGCAGTTTGATATGGAAACCTCACAATTGTTATGTATGCGTGCCGGCGTGACAGAGCGCTTTCCAAACCCGATTGAGCAATTAAACCGCCATTTGCGCGCGCTCTCCTTTTTATTCCCCACTATTCCTATTTGCGGTGCTGTTGTCATTGCGAATCGCCGGGCTATTATTACAAGCAAGCCTCACGATTTTCCTATTTTTCACGCAGATTATGTAACAAGCTTTATTGCGAAAAAATTAATGCAGTACCAAGAGCCTGTAATGGATATCGAGAACATTTACAATAATCTGATGTCCCTACATTCCCCTAAAAAAGAGCAATATACTTTTACATTCATGCGATTAAAACGTGGTGTTTTTTGTGAAAGATGCACTTTGCACATGGTAAATTCCTTTGTTTGCGCTGCCGTTTTCAAGATAAATACGCTTATTTTCAAGCATTATATGATTTCCGTTTGCTTGTTGACACGACAATTACCAATCAGCAGTTTTCTTGGCTGTGCGATATTTCATCGAGATATGCAGCGAAACGGCTATTAA
- a CDS encoding aminotransferase class I/II-fold pyridoxal phosphate-dependent enzyme: MTNLETALIHGAIREGYADKKGAVNVPMYLSSTFHQESIDEFGEFDYARSGNPTRDALERAIAELEGGDRGFAFATGMAAVTACLMLLSKGDHIVITEDVYGGTYRFVTKVLPRFGITHTFVDFSNLAAVRAAVKPETKLLYIETPSNPTLGITDIRAVAAIAKEHGALSFLDNTFMTPLHQRPLELGVDIVIHSATKFLSGHSDIVAGLAVTKTPELSNQLYFIQNSFGSVLGVQDSYTLIQNMKTTAVRFNESSRVAMKIAQYLQAHPLVEKVYYPGLETHPGYAIHAAQSTSAGAVLSFTLPNYEVAKKFASAMQIPVFAVSLGGVESILSYPAKMSHAAMEPEERIKRGITDGLFRFSVGLENEDDLLADFAQALEKAGQE; this comes from the coding sequence ATGACAAACCTTGAAACAGCGCTTATCCATGGCGCAATTCGTGAAGGCTATGCGGATAAAAAAGGTGCAGTCAATGTGCCGATGTATTTATCCTCTACCTTCCATCAAGAATCAATTGATGAATTTGGCGAATTCGATTATGCGCGTTCAGGCAACCCAACACGTGATGCGTTAGAGCGTGCGATTGCTGAGCTTGAAGGCGGTGACCGTGGATTTGCCTTCGCAACAGGGATGGCAGCTGTCACTGCTTGTTTAATGCTATTGTCAAAAGGCGACCATATCGTTATTACAGAGGATGTGTATGGTGGCACGTATCGCTTTGTCACAAAGGTGTTACCACGCTTTGGCATTACGCATACATTCGTTGATTTTTCCAATTTAGCAGCGGTACGTGCGGCGGTTAAACCTGAAACGAAGCTACTCTATATCGAAACGCCATCTAACCCAACGCTCGGTATTACAGATATTCGTGCAGTTGCAGCTATCGCAAAGGAACATGGTGCATTATCGTTTTTAGATAATACGTTTATGACACCGTTACACCAACGTCCATTAGAATTAGGTGTGGATATCGTCATCCATAGTGCAACGAAGTTTTTATCGGGACATTCTGATATTGTCGCAGGCCTTGCAGTAACAAAAACGCCTGAGTTAAGCAACCAGCTATACTTTATCCAAAACTCGTTCGGCTCTGTGCTGGGCGTGCAAGATAGCTATACATTAATTCAAAATATGAAAACGACAGCGGTGCGCTTTAATGAATCAAGTCGTGTCGCTATGAAAATTGCACAATATTTACAAGCACACCCACTTGTTGAAAAAGTGTACTATCCAGGGTTAGAAACGCATCCAGGCTACGCTATTCATGCGGCACAAAGCACATCTGCTGGTGCAGTGTTATCGTTCACACTACCTAACTACGAAGTAGCAAAAAAATTCGCTAGTGCGATGCAAATTCCAGTCTTTGCAGTCAGCCTTGGTGGTGTAGAATCGATTTTATCGTACCCAGCAAAAATGAGCCATGCTGCTATGGAGCCTGAGGAACGCATTAAGCGCGGCATTACAGACGGACTATTCCGCTTCTCTGTTGGCTTAGAAAATGAAGACGATTTACTTGCAGATTTTGCACAGGCTTTAGAAAAAGCAGGACAAGAATAA
- a CDS encoding methionine biosynthesis PLP-dependent protein: MTKQRIETTLVQLGNHSDPKTGAVNPPVHFSTAYKHDGIGKSTGYDYTRTKNPTRTILEEGIAKLEGGDAGFACSSGMAAIQLVLSLFKPNDELILPEDLYGGTYRLLKTYSDNYNIKPVYATFTSVEEVKALITDNTRALFIETPTNPLMQEIDLVAYAAVAKEHNLLLIVDNTFYTPYFQRPIELGADIVLHSATKYIGGHNDVLAGLVVAKGQELCERLGFIHNGVGMTLGPLDAWLLIRGLKTLHLRLKQHDANAKQVAAYLEQEPLVTDVLYTGKGGMLSFRVKDEAMVDPFLQNIKLITFAESLGGVESFITYPATQTHADIPYEERVARGVCNRLLRFSVGVEEAEDLIEDLQQVFDLLRKEGF, translated from the coding sequence ATGACAAAGCAGCGTATTGAAACAACATTAGTACAATTAGGAAATCATAGCGATCCAAAAACAGGGGCTGTCAACCCACCTGTTCATTTTTCAACAGCCTATAAACACGATGGCATCGGCAAATCGACAGGCTACGATTATACACGTACTAAAAACCCAACCCGCACGATTTTAGAAGAAGGTATCGCAAAGCTTGAAGGTGGCGATGCAGGCTTTGCTTGTAGCTCAGGTATGGCAGCGATTCAGCTCGTATTATCATTATTTAAACCAAATGATGAACTCATTTTACCAGAAGATTTATACGGTGGCACATACCGCCTATTAAAAACGTATTCAGACAACTACAATATTAAACCTGTCTATGCAACATTTACATCAGTCGAGGAAGTTAAAGCATTAATCACTGACAACACACGTGCATTATTTATTGAAACACCAACAAACCCATTAATGCAGGAAATTGATTTAGTGGCATACGCAGCAGTTGCAAAGGAGCATAACTTACTATTAATCGTAGACAATACATTCTACACACCTTATTTCCAACGTCCAATTGAGCTTGGCGCAGATATCGTCCTTCATAGTGCGACAAAATATATCGGTGGACATAATGACGTATTAGCTGGACTTGTTGTTGCAAAAGGACAGGAGCTATGCGAACGCTTAGGCTTTATCCATAATGGTGTCGGTATGACATTAGGACCGCTTGATGCATGGCTATTAATTCGTGGTTTAAAAACATTGCATTTACGCTTAAAGCAGCACGATGCTAATGCAAAGCAAGTTGCAGCATATTTAGAGCAGGAGCCTCTTGTAACCGATGTATTATATACAGGAAAAGGCGGCATGCTGTCATTCCGTGTCAAGGATGAAGCGATGGTTGACCCATTCCTACAAAATATTAAGCTCATTACATTTGCGGAAAGCCTTGGTGGTGTAGAGAGCTTTATCACATATCCTGCAACGCAAACACATGCGGATATTCCATATGAAGAGCGCGTAGCACGCGGTGTTTGTAATCGACTGCTTCGCTTCTCTGTTGGTGTAGAGGAAGCCGAGGATTTAATCGAGGATTTACAACAAGTATTTGACTTGCTGCGAAAGGAAGGGTTTTAA
- the mscL gene encoding large conductance mechanosensitive channel protein MscL: MWKDFKEFAMRGNVIDLAVAVVIGAAFGKIVSSLVDDIIMPLIGILTGGIDLSKSFAFGIGDAQIKIGAFLQSIIDFTLIAFAIFMAIRIMNKLSKKKEEAIEEKAPEVDSKEELLKEIRDLLKEK, from the coding sequence ATGTGGAAAGACTTTAAAGAATTTGCGATGCGCGGCAATGTGATTGATTTAGCAGTTGCTGTAGTTATCGGTGCAGCATTTGGGAAAATCGTTTCATCATTAGTTGATGATATTATTATGCCATTAATCGGTATATTAACAGGCGGTATTGACCTTTCAAAAAGCTTTGCATTCGGTATTGGTGATGCACAAATAAAAATTGGTGCGTTTTTACAATCAATTATCGATTTCACGTTAATTGCCTTTGCTATTTTCATGGCAATTCGTATCATGAATAAGCTAAGCAAGAAAAAAGAAGAGGCTATTGAGGAAAAAGCACCAGAAGTGGATTCAAAGGAAGAGCTTTTGAAAGAAATTCGCGATTTATTAAAAGAGAAATAA
- a CDS encoding lytic transglycosylase domain-containing protein has translation MAKKNKGKKDPLLSQKIQIWIIVLLVPVAITVYFFVYLAWKELQLIPTFQATVEEEEASQVPPNFDLDIPMEYIPIYLAAEEKYGVPWTLLAAHHRVETRFSTMSTLVSPVGAEGHMQFMPCTFVGWKHPTCTGLGQGEITKEEKMNPKMIKKYGGYGVDANNDGIADPYDIEDAIYSAANFLAKAGVAKGELKKAIYQYNHSAQYVEDILFYYKQYREHSEELERVALQEANAKK, from the coding sequence ATGGCAAAAAAGAACAAGGGCAAGAAAGATCCACTTCTTTCTCAAAAAATTCAAATATGGATTATTGTGCTGTTAGTACCTGTTGCGATAACAGTTTATTTTTTTGTCTATTTAGCATGGAAAGAGCTGCAGCTAATCCCAACTTTTCAAGCAACGGTTGAAGAAGAGGAAGCATCTCAAGTACCACCAAATTTCGACTTAGATATTCCTATGGAGTATATTCCAATCTACTTAGCTGCTGAGGAAAAATATGGTGTTCCTTGGACATTGCTTGCTGCACATCATCGCGTAGAAACACGTTTTTCAACGATGTCGACACTTGTATCTCCAGTCGGTGCAGAAGGACATATGCAATTTATGCCTTGTACCTTTGTCGGCTGGAAGCACCCAACTTGTACAGGCTTAGGACAAGGAGAAATAACAAAAGAAGAGAAAATGAATCCGAAAATGATTAAAAAATATGGTGGCTACGGTGTTGATGCCAATAATGATGGCATTGCAGATCCATATGACATCGAGGATGCGATTTACTCCGCTGCAAACTTTTTAGCAAAGGCGGGCGTGGCAAAAGGGGAATTAAAAAAAGCGATTTACCAATATAATCATAGTGCACAATACGTAGAGGATATTTTATTTTATTATAAGCAATACCGTGAGCATAGCGAGGAGCTAGAGCGAGTTGCACTACAGGAGGCAAATGCTAAAAAGTAA
- a CDS encoding GlsB/YeaQ/YmgE family stress response membrane protein: MISFIWFLIIGGLLGWLAGVILGKDVPGGVIGNIIAGIIGSWIGSMVLGNWGWKVSDFYVFPALIGAIILIFIVSFIMKSMRKAT; encoded by the coding sequence ATGATTAGCTTTATTTGGTTTCTGATTATTGGCGGTCTGTTAGGATGGCTCGCAGGGGTTATTTTAGGAAAAGACGTCCCTGGAGGCGTGATTGGTAATATTATTGCAGGTATTATTGGTTCTTGGATTGGCAGTATGGTTCTCGGTAATTGGGGTTGGAAAGTTTCTGACTTCTATGTTTTCCCAGCGCTCATCGGGGCCATTATTTTAATATTTATTGTAAGCTTTATCATGAAATCTATGCGTAAAGCAACATAA